A DNA window from Thermosynechococcaceae cyanobacterium Okahandja contains the following coding sequences:
- the pyrF gene encoding orotidine-5'-phosphate decarboxylase, whose translation MFESATDVAAKIIVALDVPTLEDAVATVRQLPQVQFWKVGLQLFCASGPAILDVLKGEEKRIFLDLKLHDIPNTMAAAVRAIVPFGVDFLTIHTATGSAGLRAAQEALGDSPTQLLGVTLLTSIDGATLRNELGWGYDVPKYVRSMAYLAHQAGLGGVICSAQEAAQIKSEFGNDFLRVCPGIRPAGSETQDQARSFTPLSAFDQGASYLVVGRPILNAPDPAQAFDNICQSCLVPLIWGESP comes from the coding sequence ATGTTTGAGTCCGCTACTGACGTTGCTGCCAAAATTATTGTTGCCCTTGATGTGCCTACCCTTGAGGATGCCGTTGCCACCGTCAGACAGCTACCGCAAGTGCAGTTCTGGAAAGTCGGCCTGCAGCTTTTTTGTGCCAGTGGCCCGGCTATCCTTGATGTGCTCAAGGGTGAGGAAAAACGGATTTTCCTTGACCTTAAACTGCACGATATCCCCAATACGATGGCGGCAGCCGTACGGGCTATTGTCCCCTTTGGGGTTGACTTTTTAACCATTCATACGGCCACCGGTTCTGCGGGATTAAGGGCTGCCCAAGAGGCACTAGGCGACAGCCCCACCCAACTCCTTGGGGTGACACTGCTCACGAGTATAGATGGTGCCACTTTGCGAAATGAATTGGGGTGGGGGTACGATGTGCCCAAGTACGTTAGATCCATGGCTTACCTTGCCCATCAAGCGGGCTTAGGGGGCGTTATTTGCTCTGCCCAGGAAGCCGCTCAGATAAAATCCGAGTTCGGCAACGACTTTTTGCGGGTGTGTCCGGGCATTCGACCCGCTGGCTCTGAAACTCAGGATCAGGCGCGCTCTTTTACTCCTCTTAGTGCCTTTGATCAAGGTGCTTCTTATCTGGTGGTGGGTCGCCCTATTCTCAATGCCCCAGACCCAGCGCAAGCCTTTGACAACATTTGCCAAAGTTGCCTCGTGCCCCTCATCTGGGGAGAGTCTCCGTAG
- the murJ gene encoding murein biosynthesis integral membrane protein MurJ, with translation MEKPQRSLARIATIVAIATLLSKLAGLVRQQAIAAEFGVGAAVDAYSYAYVIPGFLFVLLGGINGPFHSSIISVVLKQPPEKAAPLVETITTVVGGLLLLLTALLMLFAEPLVQLIAPGATPEIQALAAEQFRIMAPLAVLSGLIGIGFGTLNAADQYWLPSISPLLSSLTVIIGIWFFADQVGPAVLAWGTLAGGVLQWLAQIPAQWQAGMGTLRLRFDLNRPEVRELIRLMGPATLSSGMLLISVYISLFFASQLPVGAASALSYSQLLFLTPLGILSNVILVPYMPIFSRLARPDQWSELKERIRQSLVLTALSMMPLGAMMAALALPAVRVVYERRAFDFAASQLVAALLLVYAIGMFFYLARDVIVRVFYALEDGRTPLYVTLWGLAFNALFCFFFTKAFGAIGLAMATVGVNTVSLIALVWILQRRLQGLPWGQLLPPLLGVALASGLCGVAAWGTLHGLEWLWGRDGLLVQVFQVAIAGSVSLVVFSLAIAPLKLPELEFFLAKVRRFLPKHRQ, from the coding sequence GTGGAAAAACCCCAACGTTCCCTTGCCCGCATTGCAACCATTGTTGCTATTGCCACTCTCCTGAGCAAATTGGCCGGGTTGGTGCGCCAACAGGCGATCGCCGCTGAATTTGGTGTTGGAGCCGCCGTTGATGCCTACAGCTACGCCTACGTAATTCCGGGCTTTTTGTTTGTGCTCCTTGGCGGCATTAATGGGCCGTTCCATAGCTCCATTATCAGTGTGGTACTCAAGCAACCGCCAGAAAAGGCCGCCCCCCTCGTCGAAACCATTACCACGGTTGTGGGCGGGCTGCTGTTGCTGCTCACGGCCCTCCTGATGCTTTTTGCCGAACCACTGGTGCAACTGATTGCCCCCGGTGCCACTCCCGAAATTCAAGCGCTTGCGGCGGAGCAGTTTCGGATCATGGCTCCCTTAGCTGTACTGTCGGGGCTGATTGGTATTGGCTTTGGTACCCTGAATGCTGCAGATCAGTACTGGCTGCCCTCCATTAGCCCCTTGCTGTCTAGCCTGACGGTGATTATTGGCATTTGGTTTTTTGCCGATCAGGTTGGGCCGGCGGTCCTAGCGTGGGGCACCCTTGCGGGAGGCGTGCTGCAATGGCTGGCTCAAATTCCCGCTCAGTGGCAGGCGGGGATGGGTACCCTGCGGCTACGGTTTGATCTCAATCGGCCAGAGGTGCGTGAACTGATCCGGTTAATGGGGCCAGCGACCCTCTCCTCCGGCATGTTACTCATTAGTGTCTATATCAGCCTCTTTTTTGCCTCCCAGTTACCCGTGGGCGCGGCCTCGGCCCTTAGCTATTCCCAACTGCTGTTTTTAACTCCCTTGGGCATTCTCTCAAACGTGATTCTTGTGCCCTACATGCCCATTTTCTCGCGCTTAGCTCGCCCAGATCAGTGGTCAGAGCTAAAGGAGCGCATTCGCCAGAGCTTGGTGCTAACGGCCTTGAGCATGATGCCCCTCGGTGCCATGATGGCTGCCTTAGCGCTGCCAGCGGTGCGGGTGGTCTATGAACGCCGCGCCTTTGATTTTGCCGCCTCGCAGTTAGTGGCCGCCCTGCTGCTGGTCTATGCCATCGGGATGTTCTTTTACTTGGCGCGGGATGTGATTGTGCGGGTGTTTTATGCCCTTGAGGATGGCCGTACCCCCCTTTATGTCACCCTCTGGGGATTGGCCTTTAACGCCCTGTTTTGCTTTTTCTTTACCAAGGCGTTTGGAGCCATTGGGCTGGCCATGGCAACGGTGGGGGTCAATACCGTATCGCTGATAGCCTTGGTCTGGATTTTGCAACGCCGTTTGCAGGGGTTACCTTGGGGTCAGTTGCTACCGCCCTTGTTGGGGGTGGCGCTGGCCAGTGGCCTGTGTGGTGTGGCGGCGTGGGGTACCCTCCACGGATTAGAATGGCTGTGGGGGCGTGACGGCTTGCTGGTTCAGGTATTCCAGGTGGCGATCGCCGGTAGTGTTAGCCTTGTCGTGTTTAGCCTTGCCATTGCCCCCCTAAAGCTGCCGGAACTTGAATTCTTTTTAGCTAAGGTACGGCGGTTTCTCCCCAAGCACAGGCAATAG
- a CDS encoding polysaccharide deacetylase family protein, producing the protein MDYRLLAAVFGLPLLAFGATEVPRFLSPKQFWGQLVYRVPPVEPAKVVALTFDDGPWGDSTRRVLSILKEHDVKATFFLVGKHLLMYPDLTAEIVKAGHAVGNHSWSHTYQPVEPAIAKQEIENTSALIAKQSTAQTRLFRPPGGHLETGLVAYAKSKNYAIIMWSVDPHDSKPESTAAEIVQRTLKDVRPGSIILLHDGGGDRAVTRAALPTLIRRLKEQGYHFVTVPELLQLGIEAPPPPPQPTVPPELIPTVPPDPP; encoded by the coding sequence ATGGATTATCGCCTGTTGGCTGCCGTTTTCGGTTTGCCCTTGCTGGCGTTTGGGGCAACCGAGGTACCCCGCTTTTTAAGTCCGAAGCAGTTTTGGGGGCAGTTGGTGTATCGGGTTCCCCCCGTAGAACCCGCAAAAGTGGTCGCCCTAACATTTGATGATGGCCCCTGGGGCGACTCCACCCGTAGGGTACTTAGCATTCTCAAGGAACATGATGTCAAAGCGACCTTTTTCCTAGTGGGAAAGCATTTGCTAATGTACCCGGATCTTACGGCTGAGATTGTGAAGGCGGGACATGCGGTGGGCAACCACAGTTGGAGCCACACGTACCAGCCCGTTGAACCGGCGATTGCCAAACAGGAAATTGAAAATACCTCTGCCCTCATTGCCAAGCAGAGTACTGCCCAAACCCGTTTATTTCGCCCTCCCGGCGGCCACCTAGAAACCGGTTTAGTGGCCTATGCCAAATCTAAAAACTACGCCATCATTATGTGGTCGGTGGATCCCCACGACAGCAAGCCGGAGAGCACCGCTGCCGAGATTGTTCAGCGCACCCTCAAAGACGTGCGACCCGGCAGTATTATTTTGCTCCATGATGGTGGGGGCGATCGCGCCGTGACCCGAGCCGCCTTGCCCACCCTCATCCGTCGCCTTAAGGAGCAGGGCTATCACTTTGTGACGGTGCCGGAACTGCTACAACTTGGCATTGAAGCCCCTCCACCGCCGCCGCAACCCACAGTCCCGCCGGAACTCATCCCCACAGTGCCACCAGACCCCCCCTAG
- a CDS encoding serine hydroxymethyltransferase has protein sequence MTQLDWLAQTDPLVATMVQREVQRQQQHLELIASENFTSAAVMAAQGTVLTNKYAEGLPGKRYYGGCEFIDEVEQLAIDRAKELFGAAHANVQPHSGAQANFAVFLALLNPGDTIMGMDLSHGGHLTHGSPVNVSGKWFNVVHYGVNPETERLDMDRVRDLARQHRPKLIICGYSAYPRLIPFAEFREIADEVGAYLLADMAHIAGLVATGHHPNPVPICDVVTTTTHKTLRGPRGGLILSRDPELGKKLDKAVFPGTQGGPLEHVIAAKAVAFAEALKPEFKAYSGQVIRNAQALAAGLQARELRLVSGGTDNHLLLIDLRSVNLTGKDADRLMGEINITTNKNTIPYDPASPFVTSGLRLGSPALTTRGMKEPEFSTIAEIIGDRLHAPEDEAVKARCRQRVAELCAAFPLYPHLQLPQPVLV, from the coding sequence ATGACACAACTCGACTGGCTGGCTCAAACCGATCCCCTTGTGGCAACCATGGTACAGCGGGAAGTCCAGCGCCAGCAGCAACACCTAGAACTCATTGCCAGTGAAAACTTTACCTCCGCGGCGGTCATGGCGGCTCAGGGCACCGTCTTAACCAACAAGTATGCTGAAGGGCTACCCGGCAAGCGGTACTACGGCGGCTGTGAATTTATTGATGAGGTGGAACAACTCGCCATTGACCGTGCCAAGGAGTTATTTGGGGCAGCCCATGCCAACGTTCAACCCCACTCCGGTGCTCAGGCCAATTTTGCCGTCTTTTTGGCCCTGCTCAACCCCGGGGATACAATCATGGGGATGGATCTGTCCCATGGTGGCCACCTGACCCACGGCTCCCCCGTGAATGTCTCCGGCAAATGGTTCAACGTGGTTCACTACGGCGTGAATCCCGAGACCGAGCGCTTAGATATGGATCGGGTGCGGGACTTGGCGCGGCAGCATCGTCCAAAGCTGATTATTTGCGGCTACTCCGCCTATCCACGGCTGATTCCGTTTGCTGAGTTTCGCGAGATTGCCGATGAAGTGGGTGCCTACCTCTTGGCGGATATGGCTCACATTGCCGGTTTAGTGGCCACCGGTCACCACCCCAACCCAGTCCCCATTTGCGATGTCGTGACTACTACCACCCACAAAACCTTGCGTGGCCCGCGGGGCGGCCTGATTCTCAGCCGCGATCCGGAACTCGGCAAGAAACTGGATAAAGCCGTTTTCCCTGGGACTCAGGGGGGGCCGCTCGAGCACGTGATTGCTGCTAAAGCGGTGGCCTTTGCTGAAGCCCTTAAACCCGAATTCAAAGCCTATTCTGGCCAAGTGATTCGCAATGCTCAAGCCTTGGCGGCAGGGCTGCAGGCACGGGAACTGCGGCTTGTGTCCGGTGGTACCGATAATCACCTGCTACTGATTGATCTGCGCTCGGTGAACCTGACCGGCAAAGATGCCGACCGGCTGATGGGCGAAATTAACATCACCACCAATAAAAACACGATCCCCTACGATCCGGCCTCACCCTTTGTCACCAGTGGCCTCCGCTTAGGCTCTCCGGCTCTGACGACCCGTGGCATGAAAGAACCAGAGTTCAGCACCATTGCAGAGATCATTGGCGATCGCCTCCATGCGCCTGAGGATGAAGCTGTTAAAGCTCGCTGCCGTCAGCGGGTGGCCGAACTCTGTGCAGCATTTCCGTTGTATCCCCACTTGCAATTGCCACAACCAGTGCTAGTCTGA
- the glyQ gene encoding glycine--tRNA ligase subunit alpha, protein MPGAGGGWAKQSAASTFKAMYFQDVIATLHQFWAEQGCLIVQPYDVEKGAGTKSPHTFLRALGPEPWSVAYVEPCRRPGDGRYGQNPNRYQYYYQYQVLIKPSPDTIQDIYLDSLRALGIRPEEHDIRFVEDNWEDAAVGAWGVGWEVWLDGMEVTQFTYFQQCGGLDCRPVSIEITYGLERLTMYLQEVDAIADIRWNATLTYGDVHLQGEIEQSTYNFEAADPERLFTLFSLYQQEAEQLLEKQLVLPSLDYVLKCSHTFNLLDARGVISVAERTRYIGRIRSLARRVAQAYVHQREALGFPLLQQTAAA, encoded by the coding sequence GTGCCGGGCGCTGGCGGGGGATGGGCAAAACAGAGTGCGGCATCCACATTTAAGGCCATGTACTTTCAGGATGTTATTGCCACCCTGCACCAATTCTGGGCAGAGCAGGGCTGCCTGATTGTCCAGCCCTACGATGTGGAAAAGGGGGCGGGTACCAAAAGCCCCCATACTTTTTTGCGGGCGCTGGGGCCAGAGCCGTGGTCTGTGGCGTACGTTGAACCCTGTCGGCGCCCGGGCGATGGTCGCTATGGCCAAAATCCTAACCGCTATCAGTACTACTACCAGTACCAAGTTCTGATTAAGCCCTCCCCCGACACCATCCAAGACATCTACCTCGATTCGCTACGGGCGCTGGGCATTCGCCCGGAAGAGCACGATATTCGCTTTGTTGAAGATAACTGGGAAGATGCCGCCGTGGGGGCGTGGGGCGTGGGCTGGGAAGTTTGGCTCGATGGCATGGAAGTAACTCAGTTTACCTACTTCCAGCAGTGCGGTGGCCTCGATTGCCGCCCCGTTTCCATTGAAATTACCTACGGGCTGGAGCGGTTGACGATGTACCTGCAGGAGGTGGATGCCATAGCCGACATCCGCTGGAATGCCACCCTCACCTACGGCGATGTGCACCTGCAAGGGGAAATTGAACAATCGACCTATAACTTTGAAGCTGCGGATCCGGAACGATTGTTTACCCTGTTTAGTCTCTACCAGCAGGAGGCAGAGCAGTTACTGGAGAAGCAGTTGGTACTCCCGAGTTTAGACTACGTCCTGAAGTGTTCCCACACCTTTAACCTGTTGGATGCGCGCGGAGTTATCTCCGTGGCAGAGCGCACCCGCTACATTGGCCGGATTCGTAGTTTAGCGCGCCGCGTTGCCCAAGCCTACGTCCACCAACGAGAAGCGTTAGGATTTCCACTGCTGCAACAGACTGCCGCCGCGTAA
- a CDS encoding MraY family glycosyltransferase, producing MLYHLIAFIAAIAVVLLVTPVVNELGHKTGFVDRPNERKIHTRPMVRLGGISIFLGNLVALLIVWNAGGFGVMPQPAEYEIWGVTLGGVAFFLIGLADDLLTLPALLRLVLQFVVAGIVWAVGVKIRIITVPFFGIIDLGWLSLPLTTLWLVGISNAINFIDGVDGLAAGVSGIAAAAMFFVCMLLGEPEAGLLAAALSGGALGFLRYNFNPAKIFMGDGGAYFMGFTLAGIGVIGLVKAYTAAAILLPLLILAVPIVDTSTVVVNRLRQGQSPFAPDKGHLHHRLLKAGLSQRVTVLFIYCLTFWVGSVAMALAGLPGGWGYAVAASLLMGFATWYVWQRMRTGENT from the coding sequence ATGCTTTACCACCTGATTGCCTTTATTGCCGCCATTGCCGTGGTGTTACTGGTTACTCCAGTAGTCAACGAACTGGGTCACAAGACCGGGTTTGTGGATCGCCCCAACGAGCGCAAAATTCACACCCGTCCCATGGTACGTCTCGGCGGCATTTCAATTTTTTTAGGCAATCTGGTGGCCTTACTCATTGTCTGGAACGCTGGTGGGTTTGGCGTGATGCCCCAACCAGCGGAGTACGAAATCTGGGGCGTGACCCTTGGTGGCGTGGCCTTTTTCCTGATTGGCCTTGCCGATGATCTGCTGACCCTGCCCGCCCTGCTGCGTTTAGTCCTCCAATTTGTGGTGGCGGGGATTGTCTGGGCAGTGGGGGTAAAAATTCGCATTATTACCGTCCCCTTTTTCGGCATTATCGACCTAGGATGGCTGAGCCTGCCCCTCACGACCCTCTGGCTGGTGGGCATTTCCAATGCCATTAACTTTATTGATGGGGTGGATGGCTTGGCGGCAGGGGTTTCTGGGATTGCTGCTGCCGCAATGTTTTTTGTCTGTATGCTCTTGGGCGAACCAGAAGCGGGGTTGCTTGCTGCCGCGTTGTCAGGCGGTGCCCTTGGCTTTTTGCGCTACAACTTTAACCCGGCAAAAATTTTCATGGGAGATGGGGGAGCCTACTTTATGGGCTTTACGTTGGCGGGCATTGGCGTGATTGGTCTGGTAAAGGCCTATACGGCAGCAGCAATTTTACTGCCGTTGCTGATTCTGGCGGTACCAATTGTCGATACCTCAACGGTCGTCGTCAACCGCCTGCGTCAGGGGCAGTCTCCCTTTGCGCCCGATAAAGGGCATCTTCACCATCGCCTACTGAAGGCCGGGTTGTCCCAGCGGGTAACGGTACTGTTTATTTATTGCCTCACGTTTTGGGTGGGCAGTGTGGCCATGGCGCTGGCTGGCTTGCCCGGGGGCTGGGGCTACGCGGTAGCCGCTTCCTTGTTAATGGGGTTTGCGACGTGGTACGTCTGGCAGCGGATGCGCACTGGCGAGAACACTTAA
- a CDS encoding competence/damage-inducible protein A: MNAEIICVGTELLLGEILNSNAQFLAQQLASLGIPHYYQTVVGDNPERIKRVVAIACDRARLLIFTGGLGPTPDDLTTETLADFFQAPLEERPEIIADLEQKYAHRGGFSPSNRKQALLPVGADILPNPIGSAPGMIWQPRTGLIIMTFPGVPAEMKHMWQETAVPFLRSQGWGKEVIYSRVLRFWGIPESVLAEKVAAHIARPHPTVAPYAGNGEARLRITVRASNEAEAQQLIQPVEAEIRQIVGLDCYGADEDTLAGCVAALLQQQQQTVAVAESCTGGGLGELLTRIPGSSCYFRGGVIAYANEVKTQLLDVNADDLEREGAVSATVAAQMATGVKTRLGSDWGVSITGIAGPGGATLTKPVGLVYIGVALPNGTVMTREFRLSAQRGREWVRHLSAMNALDVLRRQLLSLP; the protein is encoded by the coding sequence ATGAATGCAGAAATTATTTGTGTGGGCACCGAACTGCTCCTTGGTGAAATTCTCAACAGTAATGCCCAGTTCTTAGCGCAGCAGTTGGCCAGCCTCGGCATCCCCCACTACTACCAAACGGTGGTAGGCGATAACCCCGAGCGTATTAAAAGGGTCGTGGCCATTGCCTGCGATCGCGCCCGCCTGTTAATTTTTACCGGTGGGTTAGGGCCAACCCCCGACGACCTCACCACCGAAACCCTTGCCGACTTTTTCCAAGCGCCCCTCGAAGAACGCCCTGAAATTATTGCTGACCTAGAGCAAAAGTATGCCCACCGTGGCGGCTTTAGCCCCAGTAACCGCAAGCAGGCATTGCTGCCCGTGGGTGCCGATATTTTACCCAACCCAATTGGCAGTGCTCCGGGGATGATTTGGCAACCGCGCACCGGCCTAATCATCATGACCTTTCCGGGGGTACCCGCCGAAATGAAGCACATGTGGCAAGAAACGGCGGTACCCTTTCTGCGCTCTCAGGGTTGGGGCAAAGAGGTCATTTACAGCCGCGTGCTCCGCTTCTGGGGCATTCCAGAGTCGGTCTTAGCGGAAAAAGTCGCCGCCCATATTGCCCGCCCCCATCCGACGGTAGCTCCCTATGCGGGGAATGGCGAAGCGCGACTGCGCATTACCGTGCGCGCCAGTAATGAAGCGGAAGCGCAGCAGCTTATTCAGCCGGTCGAAGCGGAAATTCGCCAAATTGTGGGCCTCGACTGCTACGGCGCAGATGAGGATACCCTAGCCGGGTGTGTTGCCGCCCTGTTGCAACAGCAGCAACAAACGGTGGCGGTGGCGGAATCCTGTACCGGTGGGGGTCTTGGGGAATTGCTCACCCGCATTCCCGGTAGCTCTTGCTACTTTCGCGGCGGCGTGATTGCCTACGCCAACGAGGTGAAAACCCAGTTACTGGACGTGAACGCTGACGATTTAGAGCGCGAGGGTGCCGTCAGTGCCACGGTGGCGGCTCAGATGGCTACAGGGGTAAAAACTCGCCTTGGCAGTGATTGGGGAGTGAGCATTACCGGAATTGCTGGCCCCGGGGGCGCGACCCTAACTAAACCAGTGGGCTTGGTGTATATTGGTGTGGCCTTGCCCAACGGTACGGTCATGACCCGCGAATTTCGCCTAAGCGCCCAGCGCGGGCGGGAGTGGGTGCGGCATTTAAGCGCGATGAATGCCCTTGATGTGCTGCGGCGGCAGTTACTGAGCCTACCTTGA
- the obgE gene encoding GTPase ObgE: MEKLYLNLSAAPMQFIDLAEIHVKAGKGGDGIVAFRREKYVPAGGPAGGNGGNGGSVILKAVPHLQTLLDFRYAHRFKAESGQRGGPSNRTGACGADLVIEVPCGTVVWDADTEECLGDLTTPGQTLLVAKGGKGGLGNKHFLSNQQRAPDYALPGLEGEERHLRLELKLLAEVGIIGLPNAGKSTLISVLSAARPKIADYPFTTLVPNLGVVRQPNGDGTVFADIPGLIAGAHQGTGLGHEFLRHIERTRLLLHLIDATATDVIAAYETIRTELLAYGHGLGERPQIVALNKIDALESEEIDRKQAALAAHVRHPVFAISAASRQGVEPMLQAVWAQLSPAPLSPMAP; this comes from the coding sequence ATGGAAAAGCTGTACTTAAATCTATCGGCTGCACCGATGCAATTTATTGACCTTGCCGAAATTCACGTCAAAGCAGGGAAGGGCGGCGATGGTATTGTTGCCTTTCGCCGTGAAAAGTACGTGCCAGCAGGCGGGCCAGCGGGCGGCAATGGCGGCAACGGCGGTTCAGTCATTCTCAAAGCGGTACCCCACCTGCAAACGCTGCTCGACTTTCGCTATGCCCACCGGTTCAAGGCCGAATCGGGTCAGCGGGGCGGCCCCAGTAATCGCACCGGTGCCTGTGGTGCCGACTTGGTGATTGAAGTACCCTGTGGCACCGTTGTCTGGGATGCAGATACCGAGGAGTGCTTGGGCGATTTAACCACCCCCGGTCAAACCCTCCTTGTGGCCAAGGGGGGCAAAGGTGGCCTTGGCAATAAACACTTCCTCAGCAACCAGCAGCGGGCACCCGACTACGCCCTGCCGGGGTTAGAGGGAGAAGAACGTCACCTGCGCTTAGAACTTAAGCTACTGGCGGAAGTGGGCATTATTGGCCTACCCAATGCCGGTAAATCGACCCTGATTTCAGTCCTCTCAGCGGCGCGACCGAAAATTGCCGACTATCCCTTTACCACCCTTGTGCCCAATTTAGGGGTAGTGCGCCAGCCCAACGGCGATGGCACCGTCTTTGCTGATATTCCTGGGTTAATTGCGGGTGCCCACCAAGGCACCGGTTTAGGGCATGAGTTCCTGCGCCATATTGAGCGCACACGGCTATTGCTCCACCTAATTGATGCCACCGCCACGGATGTGATTGCAGCTTACGAGACTATCCGTACCGAACTCTTGGCCTACGGCCATGGCTTAGGGGAGCGTCCCCAAATTGTGGCGCTCAATAAAATTGATGCCCTTGAATCGGAGGAAATAGATAGAAAACAAGCAGCCTTGGCCGCCCATGTGCGTCACCCTGTTTTTGCTATTTCTGCCGCCAGCCGCCAAGGGGTAGAACCGATGCTGCAAGCCGTGTGGGCGCAGCTTAGCCCAGCCCCTCTCAGCCCGATGGCTCCTTGA
- the cysH gene encoding phosphoadenosine phosphosulfate reductase codes for MATSTTFDLDALNQQFEGAHPRDILAWAVAAIPQGLVQTSAFNVDDVMITDLLYRDLQPNPPVPVLFLDTLHHFAETLEFVQKAKETYQLDLRTYKIPDVDSRAAFAERYGDRLWETNVEQFHYLTKIEPLQRGLAELNTVAWITGRRRDQAVTRADMPYVERDKEGRLKINPLAAWTRKQTWAYVAEHHMIYNPLHDRGYASIGDEPLTTPVGEGEDERAGRWRGMGKTECGIHI; via the coding sequence ATGGCCACCTCCACAACGTTTGATCTCGATGCCCTGAACCAACAGTTTGAGGGGGCACACCCCCGTGATATTTTGGCATGGGCGGTGGCGGCCATCCCTCAGGGCTTGGTGCAAACCAGTGCCTTTAACGTTGATGATGTCATGATCACGGATCTGCTCTACCGCGATCTGCAACCCAACCCACCCGTGCCCGTGCTCTTTTTGGATACGCTGCATCACTTTGCCGAAACCCTTGAGTTTGTCCAAAAAGCCAAAGAGACCTACCAGCTTGACCTGCGTACCTACAAAATCCCCGATGTTGACAGTCGTGCCGCCTTTGCTGAGCGCTATGGCGATCGCCTCTGGGAAACCAATGTCGAGCAGTTCCACTACCTAACCAAAATTGAACCCCTACAGCGGGGTCTAGCTGAACTCAATACCGTGGCTTGGATTACCGGTCGGCGGCGGGATCAAGCCGTTACCCGTGCCGATATGCCCTACGTGGAGCGAGATAAAGAAGGTCGCCTCAAAATTAACCCCCTAGCAGCCTGGACCCGCAAGCAAACTTGGGCTTACGTTGCTGAGCATCACATGATCTACAACCCGCTTCATGATCGCGGCTATGCCAGCATTGGCGACGAACCCTTGACCACCCCCGTCGGTGAAGGGGAAGACGAGCGTGCCGGGCGCTGGCGGGGGATGGGCAAAACAGAGTGCGGCATCCACATTTAA
- a CDS encoding HAMP domain-containing sensor histidine kinase: protein MFRATQYRLALWYVCVTALLLVIFATGFFVYVRSTLIERIDDTLSHVVEVVSRSLVIDTGTAEAIDWQKSLGSDPLTSAALEEDHIDLEGFTPDKQLAWSTFAEPLNLPLHLSRTPETVQVGGDRWVRQMTVALVVGDRLLGYLRVSHPWFEVSQPSQALLWDLLLGATITLILVSISGWFLSRLAIAPLQESYAYLKQFTADASHELRNPVALIQTNVQVALASADPTVQRQQLQVIERLSRRLSRLVDDLLFLARQESGIVPLNPQPCHLDALLLAVLEEQEPFIQQKGMTLHLEIADPPATVPEHQAYLLWGNPDHLSRLLTNIVANAVQYTPECGTIQIRLEQQGKHYRITIADNGVGIPATELPRLFDRFYRLPGTTSSGTGLGLAIAQSIVQAHRGQIQVESEPGQGSKFTILLPIATKDPHIQPQHHS from the coding sequence ATGTTTCGAGCCACCCAGTACCGTTTAGCCCTCTGGTACGTTTGTGTGACCGCTTTACTGCTGGTGATTTTTGCCACGGGGTTCTTTGTTTATGTGCGCAGTACCCTCATCGAACGGATTGATGATACCCTCAGCCATGTGGTGGAGGTCGTTAGCCGCTCTTTGGTAATTGATACGGGGACTGCCGAAGCTATTGATTGGCAAAAAAGCTTGGGCAGCGATCCCCTCACCAGTGCAGCCCTTGAAGAGGATCACATTGATTTGGAGGGATTCACTCCCGATAAACAGTTGGCTTGGAGTACGTTTGCTGAGCCGCTTAACCTGCCCTTGCACCTGAGCCGTACCCCCGAGACAGTACAAGTGGGGGGCGATCGCTGGGTGCGGCAGATGACTGTTGCCTTGGTGGTGGGCGATCGCCTCCTAGGCTATTTGCGCGTCAGCCACCCCTGGTTTGAGGTCAGCCAACCCAGTCAAGCCCTCTTGTGGGATTTATTACTGGGGGCAACGATAACACTGATTCTTGTCAGTATTAGTGGCTGGTTTCTCTCCCGCTTGGCGATCGCCCCCTTACAGGAATCCTACGCCTACCTCAAGCAATTTACCGCCGATGCCTCCCACGAACTGCGCAACCCGGTCGCCCTCATTCAAACCAACGTACAAGTGGCCCTAGCAAGCGCGGATCCAACCGTCCAGCGGCAACAGCTACAGGTCATTGAACGCCTCAGCCGTCGCCTCAGCCGCTTGGTGGATGACCTACTGTTTTTAGCCCGCCAAGAAAGCGGCATCGTGCCCCTGAATCCGCAGCCGTGCCACCTTGATGCCCTACTGCTAGCCGTCCTTGAGGAACAGGAGCCATTCATCCAGCAAAAAGGAATGACCCTCCACCTTGAAATTGCCGATCCCCCCGCCACCGTCCCCGAGCACCAGGCCTATCTCCTGTGGGGCAACCCCGATCATCTCAGCCGACTGCTGACAAACATTGTTGCCAATGCCGTGCAATATACCCCTGAGTGCGGCACCATTCAGATTCGCCTAGAACAGCAGGGTAAGCACTACCGCATTACCATTGCCGATAACGGTGTGGGCATCCCCGCCACTGAGTTACCCCGCCTATTCGATCGCTTTTATCGGCTGCCGGGCACCACATCCTCCGGCACCGGCCTCGGATTGGCGATCGCCCAATCGATTGTCCAAGCCCATCGCGGCCAGATTCAAGTGGAGAGTGAACCCGGGCAGGGCAGCAAATTTACAATTTTGTTACCCATTGCCACCAAAGACCCCCACATCCAGCCGCAGCACCACTCCTAA